One stretch of Pyrenophora tritici-repentis strain M4 chromosome 4, whole genome shotgun sequence DNA includes these proteins:
- a CDS encoding FabG, Dehydrogenase with different specificities (related to short-chain alcohol dehydrogenase), giving the protein MSISSIQGKVAIITGCSSGIGLATTRLFLERGASVFGIDMGAQPQKLVEDFSTFHFYQTNLTEPQAVEHAVAKCVGKHGRIDVLVNCAGVTDGWSSADTIQDEELERVMAINLTVPIRLMKAVLPAMKQQKAGVIVNVASKAGLTGASAGIAYTASKHGLVGATKNVAWRFHQEGIRCNGVLPGSVATNIASSAQMENFDSAGFNSFFPIVQLHVSKDSEGTPVPYIGVDDVARGIAFLSSDESKMINGAMIPIDNAWSTI; this is encoded by the exons ATGTCCATATCTTCCATACAAGGTAAGGTCGCCATAATTACGGGTTGCAGCTCTGGCATTGGGCTGGCAACAACCCGTCTCTTTCTCGAACGGGGCGCTTCGGTCTTCGGCATTGACATGGGCGCGCAGCCACAAAAACTTGTCGAAGACTTCTCCACCTTTCATTTTTACCAAACCAACTTGACTGAACCTCAAGCTGTCGAGCATGCTGTAGCTAAGTGCGTCGGCAAGCATGGTCGTATTGACGTGTTGGTCAATTGCGCGGGCGTGACCGATGGGTGGAGCAGCGCGGATACCATTCAAGATGAAGAGTTGGAGAGAGTCATGGCGATCAACCTCACGGTGCCTATCCGTTTAATGAAGGCAGTTCTACCGGCTATGAAGCAGCAAAAGGCTGGCGTCATTGTCAATGTGGCCAGCAAGGCAGGGTTGACAGGCGCAAGTGCGGGAATAGCATATACAGCAAGTAAGCATGGGCTT GTTGGTGCAACGAAGAACGTAGCATGGAGGTTTCATCAGGAGGGCATTCGCTGCAATGGTGTGTTACCTGGAAGTGTTGCGACAAACATTGCATCTTCGGCACAGATGGAAAACTTCGATTCCGCTGGCTTCAACTCGTTTTT TCCCATTGTACAGTTGCATGTCTCAAAAGACAGCGAAGGCACGCCGGTACCATATATTGGGGTCGACGACGTTGCGCGAGGTATTGCGTTCCTCTCTTCGGACGAGTCCAAGATGATCAACGGTGCTATGATACCAATTGACAATGCATGGTCTACAATATAG
- a CDS encoding putative MFS transporter, whose product MGVYFTGYFMGAFLGPIMAGSIAALHGWQSFFWLETALSAFSILLIALTFPETKFHRGATVVQNTTTTLDGSEIVNTNEQSQLEKHTTHTAARDSEMSSLETPTPSNGRPSRAQFNPFERPDPKWKAFVVRDTWTPIKIFFNPIILWTGLMLAGPADMLLFFNITESPVLAAPPYFFKPDQVGYTNFAFAVGAIIGLATAGPYSDWVAARAARKNGGIREAEMRLPALWIYMIITILSVVLGSVAYQQQWAWGNIVVWGYGLSGLSVTTVPTICIAYAIDCYKPISGEIMVVATVCKNTIAFSYSYWVFDLAHESKNGWITPAMVIFACTIGPAFFGIPLYFGLGKRIRKWTKNSDVHRMEAMI is encoded by the exons ATGGGTGTTTACTT CACGGGATACTTCATGGGCGCATTCCTGGGGCCCATCATGGCCGGTTCCATCGCAGCTCTGCATGGATGGCAGTCATTCTTCTGGCTTGAGACTGCCCTTTCAGCCTTCTCCATCCTCTTGATCGCGCTCACATTCCCAGAGACCAAGTTTCATCGTGGCGCTACCGTAGTGCAGAACACCACTACAACTCTGGACGGCAGCGAGATTGTCAACACCAACGAACAGAGTCAGCTGGAAAAACACACCACACATACAGCAGCGCGGGATTCTGAGATGAGCTCGCTAGAGACACCTACCCCCAGTAACGGTCGCCCATCCCGCGCGCAATTCAACCCTTTTGAGAGACCAGATCCCAAGTGGAAGGCCTTCGTGGTGCGTGATACATGGACTCCAatcaagatcttcttcaaCCCGATCATCTTATGGACTGGGTTGATGCTTGCCGGACCAGCTGATATGCTGTTGTTCTTCAACATCACTGAGTCACCCGTCCTGGCAGCCCCGCCTTATTTCTTCAAGCCAGATCAGGTAGGCTATACCAACTTCGCCTTCGCAGTGGGTGCTATTATCGGCTTGGCCACTGCTGGACCCTACTCTGACTGGGTCGCCGCACGCGCAGCTCGCAAGAATGGAGGTATTCGTGAAGCGGAGATGCGACTGCCTGCATTATGGATCTACATGATCATCACAATACTTTCTGTCGTTCTCGGCAGTGTTGCCTACCAACAACAATGGGCGTGGGGCAATATTGTAGTCTGGGGTTATGGGCTTAGTGGACTGAGCGTGACTACAGTGCCGACGATTTGTATCGCCTACGCGATCGACTGCTACAAGCCCATCTCCGGCGAGATCATGGTCGTCGCGACTGTGTGCAAGAATACCATTGCTTTCTCGTACAGTTACTGGGTGTTTGACTTGGCCCACGAGAGTAAGAACGGCTGGATTACTCCTGCTATGGTCATCTTTGCCTGCACGATAGGGCCGGCGTTCTTTGGTATTCCATTGTACTTTGGTTTGGGCAAGAGGATCAGGAAGTGGACTAAGAATAGCGATGTTCACCGTATGGAGGCGATGATCTAA
- a CDS encoding Dimer-Tnp-hAT multi-domain protein → MPSIPAKRKPEAAEEADTPFKRAQRTRKPTLKALLGDGSQPTQPIELPESTPDPPTEPPTQVIEPPTRAIEPPCKPVQQPEERPRRASPLPILAASQASRLTDEPAWESQLMFDKPEDSIVQPLAFSSAATEASVEEDSAVSVDFRDFEGVDWSRLKGFVAPLSTPRGKASWIFQHGWRVWKEGTHHPDELYFVCKYCHIHKLPNGVHRVTKSTTAANGHLQLDKPGHRLSKDGPILSKPLRKHGQQSLRQAALSGVKFSLEAYKTIGNFDVQEFRQAAALWLVDNNRPLREFETPAFRKMIRLANPEAEAALWRSHNSVSAFVMRLYSWLRPQVVRALAEAESKVHISFDGWTTKGGKRGFFSVVAHYANSKGAIVDLPIALPQLVGAHTGEAIADAVTKILQSFSINRSKLGYFVLDNAYNNDTAVNKLAAMYHFSASDRRLRCACHILNLVGQTIMFGRDADAYNNALENTKMEDFYMKEWRKEGPLGVYLDIINYINTPKQWSIFEDCQREAVNSMPTGASGGTREPIKPCVTRWNSYYDCFKRGVQLQQAINAYATYHIRETEQADEQAAIRGNKLPDVPRWMRSDGLTAADWAVITEYMAILQPLKFATDRLQGRGKCGRFGALYEVIPVFESVITELDARLRPYESVNHEPSEAPEDHIPINLRAARRKASNYFTKILQSPIYYAATALHPRYKTYSKRFWRDKPTQLSTAHAKFLRVWAAYKPAAAATTPTPAPKPTMSSFDDAIDAILDEDGEHTLEVEDEYDSWLKEPMWTSDQHKEGPTAVQYWLSLKPKYPHLSRLAIDVLTIPTSSSDCERVFAGTGDIIEPQRRKIGAQLLAALVCLQRWTRAGFTTPSTTTAAKHTDEELTEEFAIGTWEEPPAELS, encoded by the coding sequence atgccctctataccagcaaaacgcaagcccgaggctgccgaagaagctgatactcccttcaagcgagcacaacgtacgcgcaaacctacgctcaaagcgctgttgggtgacggcagccagccaacccagccgatagagctgccagaaagtacgccggatccgcctacagagccgcctacacaagttatcgagccgcccacacgggctattgaaccgccatgtaagcctgtacaacaacccgaggagcgccctcggcgggcatcaccactgcctattttggctgcctcacaagcctctcggctcactgatgagccagcctgggagtcgcagttaatgtttgataagccagaggactctattgtacagcctttagctttctctagcgctgccactgaggcttcggtggaggaggatagcgctgtgagcgtcgattttcgcgactttgagggcgtcgattggtcgcgattaaaggggtttgtcgcgccgctgagcactccacgaggcaaggcaagctggatttttcaacacggctggcgtgtctggaaggagggtactcaccacccagatgagttgtactttgtgtgcaagtactgtcatattcataagctacctaatggtgtacaccgagtaacgaagtcaaccactgccgccaacgggcacctccagcttgataaacctggtcatcggctcagcaaagatggtccaatcctaagcaaacctctccgcaaacatggacaacaatcacttcgtcaggcagctctaagcggtgtcaaatttagtctagaggcgtacaagactataggaaacttcgacgtacaagaatttcggcaggcagctgcgctctggctggtcgacaacaacagaccactccgcgagtttgagacgccggcttttcgcaagatgatcaggcttgctaatcctgaggcagaggcggcgttatggaggtctcataacagcgtgtcagcgttcgtgatgaggttgtacagttggctacggcctcaggtggtgcgcgcgttggctgaagccgagagcaaggtacatataagcttcgatgggtggacgacaaaaggcggcaaacgtggcttcttttctgtagttgctcactacgccaacagtaagggcgcgatagttgacctacccatcgcgctgccgcagctggtgggtgcccacactggtgaggcgatagctgacgctgtaaccaaaatcctgcaatccttcagcattaatcgcagcaaactcggctactttgtgctcgataacgcttacaataacgacaccgctgttaacaaactcgccgcgatgtaccacttttctgcctccgatcgccgcctccgctgcgcttgccacatacttaaccttgttggccaaacgattatgttcgggagggatgctgacgcgtataacaacgccctggagaacacaaagatggaggatttttacatgaaggagtggcggaaagaaggaccgcttggcgtgtatcttgatattatcaactacatcaacacgccgaagcagtggagtatttttgaagattgccaacgcgaggcagttaacagcatgcccacaggcgccagcggcggcactcgcgagccaattaagccgtgtgttacacgttggaacagctattacgactgctttaagcgcggagttcagctccaacaagctatcaacgcatacgccacgtaccacattcgcgagactgaacaggctgacgaacaggcagctattagaggaaacaagctgcctgatgtgccgcggtggatgaggtcagacggccttacggcggctgactgggcggtgattactgagtacatggcgatactgcagccgctcaagtttgctacagatcgcctccaaggccgcggcaagtgtggccgttttggcgcactctacgaggtcatcccagtatttgagagtgtgataactgagctggatgcacgccttcggccatacgaatcggtcaaccacgagccatctgaggcgcccgaagatcacatcccgatcaacctgcgagccgcgaggcgaaaagcgagcaattactttactaagatcctccaaagtcccatttactacgcagctacggcactacatccacgatataaaacatactctaagcgcttctggcgcgacaaacctacacaattgagcaccgcgcacgcgaagtttctgcgggtttgggctgcctacaagcctgccgctgctgccacaacaccaacccctgcgccaaaacctaccatgagcagctttgacgacgctatcgacgctatactagatgaggacggcgagcatacattggaggtggaggatgagtacgatagctggttaaaagagcctatgtggacgtctgatcaacacaaggagggtccaacagctgtacagtactggttatcgttgaagccgaagtatccacatctttcacgattggcgatcgacgtgttgactatacccacctccagctctgattgtgagcgcgtttttgcgggaactggcgatataattgagccacaaaggcggaaaattggcgcgcagttactggctgctttggtgtgcttgcaacggtggactcgtgcaggttttacaacaccaagcacgacaacagcagcaaagcatactgatgaggagctcacggaagagtttgcgataggaacgtgggaagagccgcctgcagaattgtcatag